In one Juglans regia cultivar Chandler chromosome 11, Walnut 2.0, whole genome shotgun sequence genomic region, the following are encoded:
- the LOC109007327 gene encoding branched-chain amino acid aminotransferase 2, chloroplastic-like, which produces MERSAAAFAGLQPNYLSCPFFRRNSYTYVPSPSPFADGSLSSPSSLKLQKQLPLASYTALQARSPSMRDAVLSDTYSETAELANIDWENLGFAFLPTDYMYIMKCARDGDFSKGELQRFGNIEMNPSAGVLNYGQGLFEGLKAYRKEDGNILLFRPEENALRMRLGAERMCMPSPTVEQFLEAVKATVLANKRWIPPPGKGSLYIRPLLMGSGAVLGLAPAPEYTFLIYVSPVGNYFKEGVAPIHLIIEHELHRATPGGTGGVKTIGNYAAVLKAQSAAKAKGYSDVLYLDCVHKRYLEEVSSCNIFVVKDNVISTPAIKGTILPGITRKSIIDVARSQGFQVEERHVAVDELLDADEVFCTGTAVVVSPVGSITYMGKRVSYSDGGVGVVSQQLYSVLTRLQMGLIEDKMDWTVEVR; this is translated from the exons ATGGAGAGAAGCGCCGCCGCCTTTGCTGGGCTTCAGCCAAATTACCTATCGTGCCCCTTCTTCCGCCGCAATTCTTACACTTATGTCCCTTCCCCGTCCCCCTTCGCCGACGGATCACTTTCCTCTCCTTCCTCTCTCAAG CTCCAAAAGCAGCTTCCCTTGGCTTCTTATACAGCTCTTCAAGCACGTTCACCCTCTATGCGTGATGCCGTTTTATCTGATACTTACAG TGAAACAGCCGAATTAGCCAACATAGACTGGGAGAACCTTGGATTTGCATTTCTTCCTACTGATTATatgtatatcatgaaatgtgcTCGAGATGGAGACTTCTCTAAAGGTGAATTACAGCGTTTTGGGAACATTGAAATGAACCCCTCAGCCGGAGTCTTGAATTATGGTCAG GGATTATTTGAAGGTTTGAAGGCCTACAGGAAAGAAGATGGCAATATTTTACTGTTTCGTCCTGAGGAAAATGCATTGAGGATGAGGTTGGGTGCAGAGCGGATGTGCATGCCATCACCAACAGTTGAACAGTTTTTGGAAGCTGTAAAGGCTACTGTTTTAGCAAACAAACGTTGG ATTCCTCCTCCAGGCAAAGGTTCCTTATACATTAGGCCATTGCTAATGGGAAGTGGAGCTGTTCTTGGTCTTGCACCTGCTCCAGAGTATACCTTTCTGATTTATGTGTCACCTGTTGGAAACTATTTTAAG GAAGGTGTGGCACCAATACATCTTATTATTGAGCATGAATTGCATCGTGCGACTCCTGGTGGTACTGGAGGTGTAAAGACCATAGGCAACTATGCTGCC GTTCTGAAGGCGCAATCAGCTGCAAAAGCCAAAGGCTATTCTGATGTGCTTTATCTTGATTGTGTCCACAAAAGATATCTAGAGGAGGTTTCCTCTTGCAATATTTTTGTCGTGAAG gATAATGTTATCTCCACGCCGGCAATAAAAGGGACGATTCTACCTGGCATTACTCGAAAGAGCATAATTGATGTTGCTCGAAGCCAAGGGTTTCAG GTTGAGGAACGCCACGTGGCAGTAGATGAATTGCTTGATGCTGATGAAGTGTTTTGTACGGGAACAGCTGTGGTAGTATCACCTGTTGGAAGCATTACTTATATGGGCAAAAG GGTGTCCTATAGTGATGGCGGTGTTGGTGTTGTGTCGCAACAACTCTACTCTGTGCTTACCAGACTACAGATGGGACTTATAGAAGACAAGATGGATTGGACTGTGGAGGTGAGGTAG
- the LOC109007328 gene encoding protein CROWDED NUCLEI 4-like — translation MATPRSERLAISPASSRPLSITPGSRVLKTPLSDEAIWKRLQGAGLDEESIKRTDKAALIAYIAKLEAEIFDHQHHMGLLLLERKELDSKYEQIKISADTAEIMHMRDQAVHLSALAGSRKREENLKKAVGVKDECIASLEKALSEMRAESAEIKVAAESKLAEARDMVEEAQTKLTEAEAKLHAAESLQAEVSRYNHASERKLQEVEAREDDLRRRMISFKTDCDEKEKEISLERQSLSERQKALQLEHERLLDAQVLLNQREDYIFSRSQDLNRLEKEIEDSKANIEKELGALNHKRSDLELTKASLSEREQDVIKREALLNKQQQDLLVLQEKLASKESDELHKVIANQEIALRTRKSEFDAELQLKQKTFEDEIEAKRRAWELKEMDLRQRENLILEREHDLEVQSRGMADREKDVAETLNLLDEKEKHLSAREKEFELKKAHFLEEKEEIKKMKAELQKSLDSLGDEKKLVDCAHEKLEAMKTETREFSVLEVKLKEEIDIVRAQKMELLADSDKLKIEKAKFEAEWELIDEKREGLRKEAEHIAEERLAFSRFIKDERDSLRLEKVAMRDQCKLEMEALSREREDFMNKMVHDRTEWFGKMQQEHADFLLDVEMRKRELENCFEKRREELENDLREREKAFEQEKKTELQYISSLKEQAEKELEQVSLEMKRLETERIDINFEREQRNREWEELNNCIEDLKVQREKLKEQRELLHADRGEILSQIEDLKKLRDLNVASDSVIVAELQNSDPERSQRKVSAKRILKQQALVQNAVDSHKEIDVTDISNGLNSPSMGDMNGASAHNSARFSWIKRCTELIFKHSPDKTPMKSEERPPDHENASIGHKYVGEKSNIIFSERQQVRYALGEPKVIVEVPTVGEVVKATHHTASEVEGHSSEKCAPSISEQGLQAGRKRRDIHSISNDGVNLQLEQRRSNKKRRQQDDGAAAQGASTESATSTQQNAPEDRHVSLSSSQTKEGAEEAGALILDKIIQVSEVTLEKTETHNFTNEDELDSLLHPVAEMELDVPPDEGINGLTNSSHVKNGVFPCGPKAPENVQ, via the exons ATCTTTGACCACCAACACCACATGGGCCTTCTCCTATTGGAAAGAAAGGAACTGGATTCCAAGTATGAGCAAATCAAAATTTCTGCTGACACAGCTGAAATAATGCATATGCGTGATCAAGCTGTGCATCTATCTGCTTTAGCTGGGTCaaggaaaagagaagagaatCTGAAAAAGGCTGTAGGAGTGAAAGACGAGTGTATAGCAAGT CTTGAGAAGGCCTTGAGTGAGATGCGTGCAGAATCTGCTGAAATAAAGGTTGCAGCTGAGAGCAAATTGGCTGAAGCACGCGATATGGTAGAGGAAGCTCAGACGAAATTAACTGAGGCTGAGGCAAAGCTGCATGCGGCAGAATCTTTGCAAGCAGAAGTGAGCCGCTATAACCATGCCTCAGAAAGAAAACTGCAGGAAGTTGAAGCACGTGAAGATGATCTTAGGAGGCGAATGATATCTTTCAAGACTGA CTGtgatgaaaaagagaaagagatcagTCTTGAGAGGCAATCTTTAAGTGAAAGGCAGAAAGCTTTGCAGCTTGAACATGAAAGATTACTTGATGCACAAGTTCTGCTGAATCAGAGGGAGGATTACATTTTCAGTAGATCTCAGGATCTAAATCGACTTGAAAAAGAGATAGAGGACTCAAAGGCAAATATTGAGAAGGAACTTGGAGCTCTAAATCATAAGAGATCCGATCTAGAGCTGACTAAGGCTTCCCTGTCAGAAAGGGAGCAG GATGTCATTAAAAGGGAAGCTTTGCTGAACAAGCAACAGCAAGACCTACTCGTTTTACAGGAAAAACTTGCGAGTAAAGAATCT GATGAATTACACAAAGTTATTGCCAATCAGGAAATTGCTTTGAGAACAAGGAAGTCTGAATTTGATGCTGAGCTGCAGCTGAAGCAAAAAacatttgaagatgaaattgAGGCTAAGAGACGGGCTTGGGAGTTAAAGGAAATGGATCTTAGGCAGCGGGAGAACCTAATATTGGAAAGGGAACATGACTTGGAGGTTCAGTCAAGGGGAATGGCAGATAGGGAGAAAGACGTGGCAGAGACATTAAATCTACTAGATGAGAAAGAAAAGCACCTAAGTGCTCGTGAGAAGGAGTTTGAGCTGAAGAAAGCTCATTTTctagaagaaaaggaagagattaaaaaaatgaaagcagaGCTTCAAAAGTCACTGGATTCTTTGGGTGATGAAAAGAAGTTGGTTGATTGCGCACACGAGAAGTTAGAGGCCATGAAAACTGAAACAAGGGAGTTTTCAGTTCTAGAGGTGAAACTTAAAGAAGAAATAGACATTGTTAGGGCTCAAAAAATGGAGCTTTTGGCTGATTCTGATAAGTTGAAAATAGAGAAGGCTAAGTTTGAAGCTGAATGGGAGTTAATTGATGAGAAAAGAGAAGGGCTACGGAAAGAAGCAGAACACATAGCTGAAGAGAGATTGGCATTTTCCAGATTTATTAAGGATGAGCGTGATAGCCTGAGACTGGAAAAAGTTGCAATGCGAGATCAATGTAAACTTGAAATGGAGGCACTTAGCCGTGAGCGGGAAGACTTCATGAATAAGATGGTGCATGATCGCACTGAGTGGTTCGGCAAGATGCAGCAAGAACATGCCGATTTCTTACTAGATGTTGAGATGCGTAAGAGAGAACTGGAGAATTGCTTTGAGAAAAGACGCGAAGAATTAGAGAATGatttgagggagagagagaaagcctttgagcaagaaaagaaaactgaaCTTCAGTATATAAGCTCTCTTAAGGAACAAGCAGAGAAGGAGCTGGAACAGGTTTCCTTAGAAATGAAGAGGCTCGAAACTGAGAGAATCGACATAAATTTCGAGCGTGAGCAAAGAAACAGGGAGTGGGAAGAGTTAAATAATTGCATTGAGGATCTTAAGGTCCAAAGAGAGAAATTAAAAGAGCAAAGAGAGCTATTGCATGCAGATAGAGGAGAGATTCTTTCCCAAATTGAAGACCTTAAGAAATTGCGGGATTTGAATGTTGCCTCAGATAGCGTTATTGTTGCAGAGTTGCAAAATTCAGATCCCGAACGAAGCCAGCGGAAAGTTTCTGCAAAAAGAATTTTGAAGCAGCAAGCTCTTGTACAAAATGCCGTGGACTCGCACAAAGAGATAGATGTTACCGACATTAGCAATGGGCTCAATTCTCCATCTATGGGTGATATGAATGGTGCTTCTGCTCATAACTCCGCTCGTTTCTCTTGGATTAAACGCTGCACagaattaatattcaaacattcTCCTGATAAGACTCCAATGAAGTCTGAAGAAAGGCCTCCTGACCATGAAAATGCAAGCATTGGGCATAAGTATGTGGGAGAGAAGTCGAACATAATTTTCAGCGAGCGACAGCAGGTGAGATATGCTCTTGGTGAGCCAAAAGTGATAGTCGAAGTGCCCACTGTAGGCGAGGTTGTaaaagcaacacatcatactgCATCTGAAGTTGAGGGGCATTCCAGTGAAAAATGTGCCCCTTCAATTTCTGAGCAAGGGCTTCAGGCtggaaggaaaagaagagataTACACTCTATATCCAATGATGGTGTTAATTTACAACTAGAGCAAAGGCGGAGCAATAAGAAAAGGAGGCAACAAGATGATGGTGCGGCAGCTCAAGGGGCCTCTACTGAGAG TGCAACTTCCACCCAACAAAATGCTCCAGAGGATCGGCATGTATCGTTGTCATCCTCCCAAACTAAAGAAGGTGCTGAAGAGGCTGGTGCgcttattttagataaaatcatACAAGTCTCAGAAGTGACTCTGGAGAAAACGGAGACTCACAACTTCACGAATGAAGACGAATTAGACAGTCTGTTGCATCCTGTTGCAGAAATGGAGCTGGATGTTCCTCCAGATGAAGGAATAAATGGTCTTACGAATTCTTCACATGTAAAGAATGGTGTCTTTCCCTGTGGCCCCAAGGCACCAGAAAATGTACAGTAA